A portion of the Trichoplusia ni isolate ovarian cell line Hi5 unplaced genomic scaffold, tn1 tig00002287, whole genome shotgun sequence genome contains these proteins:
- the LOC113507518 gene encoding uncharacterized protein LOC113507518 — MLEPLDQIDLELLRYPTLEQILPTLSKKTSKDLENIPDAVIRNVSIDIDKINIEKFKKKMDVIMDQLAVHEEPKNGTNQTRRQAVLPGTYGQGPYEDASKHMIKRKTIDCMLQTLYMGRHKVKELEDNKFFNSKDTGFRIAFTYRRLTRLFNKLMQIFTYGNYKRWTWDYVDPQMVLHAKAARVSVDFQYLWWVLIKVDNLFKAKVAEEKKKQKKKNKDKDGPDLADEMNYS, encoded by the coding sequence ATGCTCGAACCCTTAGATCAGATAGATTTGGAACTCCTAAGGTATCCGACACTTGAACAAATCCTGCCGACACTCTCAAAGAAAACTAGCAAGGACTTGGAAAACATACCTGACGCCGTCATCAGAAACGTATCAATAGACATCGACAAAATTAACATAGAAAAGTTCAAGAAAAAAATGGACGTGATAATGGATCAGCTAGCTGTACACGAAGAACCAAAAAATGGGACGAACCAGACGAGGAGGCAGGCCGTCTTGCCCGGGACTTACGGCCAGGGTCCCTACGAGGACGCCAGCAAACATATGATAAAACGCAAAACCATTGACTGCATGCTGCAAACGCTCTACATGGGCAGGCATAAGGTCAAAGAACTTGAAGACAATAAGTTCTTCAATTCCAAAGACACAGGGTTTCGAATTGCATTCACCTATCGGCGTTTGACCAGGCTTTTTAATAAGCTCATGCAAATATTCACATACGGGAATTATAAACGATGGACGTGGGACTATGTCGATCCTCAAATGGTTCTTCACGCTAAAGCCGCAAGAGTGAGTGTCGATTTCCAATACCTTTGGTGGGTGTTAATCAAGGTTGACAATCTTTTCAAAGCAAAAGTGgcagaagaaaagaaaaaacagaagaagaagaataaagACAAAGATGGTCCAGACTTGGCAGACGAAATGAACTACTCTTGA